Genomic segment of Hoplias malabaricus isolate fHopMal1 chromosome 14, fHopMal1.hap1, whole genome shotgun sequence:
taataagacattttctttacatttaatCACATACAAACCCTCAGAAAGTGTCTGAAACGTCCTGAAGACACTGTACTGAGGAGGAGAATGGTTCTGACTTGTGTCTAATTCGAGTGTTTGTATAAAACTGTCTGCTGAAGGTCCTCCATTTGCCTCATTGTTGAAGGCAGTGTAGACGTTCTCCGCTGCTTTACACTTCCCACAATCCTGTGCGTTAGCAGTTAGCAGCACTAGTCAGAATTAGCAGAACGTTCATTCACAAGCTACATATTTATATcgtattaatattatattaggTTTTAAACTAAAATAACCCTGTCATCACAGACTTTGACGTTGACCCCGGGGCTGAAGCGGGAGTTGGGAGAGTCCTGTTCCCGCCCTCACTTTTGACATTATTTCTGAGGGAGAAACTTCagaaaacaaaagtgaattTGTGCTCACATTACTACGTGTGAAACTGCGGGTCAGAAgtgtttaattattaatgaaCACTGCTGTAATTCTGCTCTGTACACGGTATCGTTCTGGTCCACTTTAAGCCCTGGTTTCTCTCTGAACTGTAATTATTCAGGCTAACGCTAACGTTAGCATTGAGTGACCTGGCTCTGAATTAGCGCCGTACTAAACCTATAATAAACACGGCTGCCCCCTGGTGGGCGTCAGAAATACCATGAGCTGTCTAAAGGAGAACatgtatctctgtgtttgtggatgtttattttactacaacatttgaacacagcagctgttctccACACTGTGAATATTACatcatgaatggaccaatagaaacgctccaaaatcaCTCTCAATAACACCTTCTTACGTTgattccactgaaagttaagaaagaCGTATCCTTCtcggaccccccgcgaccctaaattggataagcggttacagataatggatggatggatggacgttGTTATtaggacagtgacgatatgtgGTTTACACCACAAACTGCTGCTGTGTCTCACCTGAGCAGGTGACTCTACTGTTGGAGCAGGTGTAGTCATACACTTTGACGTACGGCAGGTCCACTATAGTGGGACATTCTGGAAGTTTTCTAGCGTTTAAATAGCACTTATCATGCACTTCACAGCACCTGAACATCAGAGAACATGATTTAAAACACAGCAACAAATAAAACACCTCCTGAACTCACAGCGTGTCCACGACGTCAATCTAAACACGTGGATGTTCTTAAGAACTTACTGAAGCTGTTTGATCGGTTCAGGCTTTATTCATGAGACACAATGGAGAATTATTCATTTCaatttaaatctgttttaaatCACTAGTTACAACCCAAAATGTccagaaatgtatttaattattgtatAATCATTTACGTTTGTTTAGATTTGAGAAGGTttcatttaatcattatttaatattaatgttaataataaaatatgtatatatcatTCCTACAGTGATTCTGCTGAGGTGGTATAACCCCACTGGTCTCCACATGGAAGCATGGGGTTTGATTCCCCACTCAGGTAGGGACTCAACACTCTGTTACACATTACCTCTGTGTTAGTGTAAATCTGTAAAACGTAACACGTAGAAGAGTAACTTCTGTAAATCCAAACATTGCATATGGCCCTTGTGTCGTGTGTGATTTTCTGCAGTGTTTGTTAGACTCTGTTTCTTTACCCATCCACGGGGTCTATGGGTGTGCCGGACCCTCCGAGCCCACAGTAACAGCCGTAGTTGTTGTAGATTAAAGGGTTAACTCCGGGCTGAGCACATTGGATCATTTTCCCAAACTGCCACAACGCATAAGGAGCCCCTCGCACTGCGCTCACTGTGAGAAGAATTCAAAAATACCTGCTGAGTTACAACCTCACGGATATTAAAATCTTTGTAAGTGAACACagaacactctggagcagctgcacatgagcctgaggtcaccactggtgcttttccactgcatggtccctactcagCTGTACTactctcctccaccaggtgaatcaggtgctggttctggaagcgggttcttgtttagtggctgttctctcgtggttcagagcgagtcgagtagggactaaaccgtggcgtgtaaaccttgcagagcgctgatcgtccagagagagtcgtcactctacgccacgcaacgcagacgaccagcaccaactctccatctgtaaaatctccagctgcagcagagatcacgtttgtttttatccgactcacgacggcagctcgtaaaatgacgccgtggtcttttgaagaggttcgaacgctcctcggatcggtggccgacgaaagaatccagcgagagctggacgctgcaacaaggaaggaacaaactctactgatctgtctgaactgatgacggagctgtgttcagtcccaaacaacaacaacacgccgatacaccatgagtaaacaccgcttaacgttaccgccgccgttgttgtggtttccaaagcccaccgttccccttagagacggggttagagacgacactgatacatttcagggCTTGAGGGGGGATTTATAGCGGAAAACCAGGCTGCAAGTGGATAGAGCCGAGTTGAGCTGGTACCACGCAGTGGAGAAGCACCGTGTGTCTCAGCAGTgttctgtggagcagtggaactttgttctctgaagtgatggaacTCATCCAAATCTTTTGGAATGAGCTGGGGTCTAGAACTAATCCTtaaacatcagcacctgacctcactaatgttctgaATGGCTgtgtgccatcaaatcctcacagcaatcaCAGCAACGTCCCCCTGTctggtgtaaagccttcccagaagagtagagtcTGTTAGACTCACCTGTGGCTACAAGGAGAATCAAGGAGAGCTGCATGGTGTCGGTCAGAAAACAGAGCTCTCAGTGAACTGGCCTTTAAAAagagatgaggaggaggagggggagggggagggagacgAATGGTGGTGGGAAAGCAACAGATGaaggaggagtgtgtgagaaGGATAAAAGAAGGACAGAGCTGATTGGTTGAAATTATGGGCAGGTTTTGGGCAGTGCACTGAACACAAACATATTCTTAAAGAGGCCATATGTTAAATCCTCACTCTCATAGCCACCGTGCTCTATGTCAGAGGAGTGTAAATACCCCCAggtggagctgtggagcagtggaactgtggaactgtgttctctgaagtgatggaacTCCTTCTGAAACTCTGTTATGAGCTGGAGTTCAGTGtttgattcagaactaatcctccacaCCAGCTCCTGACCTCACACTCACCTCACACTCCCCCTAACACAGTCACCCTCTCACTCATCACACTCACTCATCACAACACACTCCTTACCCTCTCACtcatcacactcactcactcatcacaACACACTCCTTACCCTCTTACtcatcacactcactcactcatcacaACACACTTCTTACCCTCTCACtcatcacactcactcactcatcacaACACACCTCTAACACTCCCCACTGTCATCCTCTCACtcatcacactcactcactcatcacaACACACCTCTAACACTCCCCACTGTCATCCTCTCACtcatcacactcactcactcatcacaACACACCCCTAACACTGACTCTGTTAAAGCAGTTGCAACAAATCCACGTtaaacagaagaagaaaaattaatgagattcattttaaagaaagacctcagaaaatgagaatgattcaaaagaataaaaacaccCTGATTATGAGTTTAAAGAAGAATAATGACTAGAGAAATCAGCAaagattttataaaatgtttatttgagTTCAGTGATGAATTCAGAACAGAGTCcaataaatatttcagttttcaaCTGGGGTTCATACTTGTTtatagtctgtgtgtgtcctTACATCATcttaacacacatacacacacacacacacatcagaggtTCCCTGGAATTATATTTgatgtgtatttatatttttcagatgAAGTTTTATTTCCCCAAAACGTgaagttttcattttttaaaaagagtgGATTATAATAAAGTTATCAGAAGAACATCGTAAAGCATCAGTGTTTTAAAGATTGACACCAAAAGTGAGACGTAGTAATGAAAAGAGTTTAAAAATACTTCGGCAGAGGTTTGCGGTGTGAAATTGATAGTGAAACCTGGTCAGAGGTTTTATGAGGTTCAGGAAGATATATATTCAAGAGGCCAGGGGTAAATttaccaaatataaaatattgcaCAGACATTACTGGACCCTGCCGATTGAATAAAGTGGGTCTCATAAATAACGAGGACTGTTGGAGATGTCAAAAAGAAAAGGGCATGTTTTTCCACTCCCTTTGGGAAGGTGTTTTATTACAGTCGTGTGGAAGGGAGTACTGAAGACTGTGGGTAATTGGGTGGGGAAACTCTACCAGGATGATGTCCACAGTTGCGTCTCTGTGGCTAAGAGACATTAATGAGGTTGAATTTGATATTGATTAGAGGTTTAGTTACAGCATCAAGAGTAATACACAAATACTGGAAATCAAATACATCACCATACTAAATATGTAAGTCTCCGtatgtgtttttatgtatttgtggGTACCAAAACacgtgtgcgagtgtgtgtgtgttaggtgtgtgtttgtgtgtgtgtgtgtatgttaggtatgtgtgtgtgttaggtgtaTACTGAGTGTTTCTTCAGTGTTTGGGCACTGGTGCCTCACAGATGTATTTGTTCGGCAGGGTGCAGTCTCCATCGTTCCAGAGTCGGCGAGGTGTCTTGGGATAACCATGTAGTTGACCGCAGTCCTCTCCGTTCACTCGGACGTCCCAGTTGTCCGGCTGACCCTCGTCCCagaaactgacccaaaaaaaacagagagcaaacattaaaggagcagtcaatcgtttttacttttttaaagggTAAACAGTGTTAATGAAAGTGCTTCACATTGTATTTTTCTGAGGTGCAGCTCCCATGGTTTGACTAATCAAATTTCTGTGGAGACCCTGACGAActagtttatgctccacagagcgggtctcccacattaaagctacaaacattgtagtgtatctttaaaggtacagaaagtgtagtgtatctttaaaggtacagcagtgtagtgtatctttaaaggtacaaacagtgtagcgtatctttaaaggtacaaacagtgtagcgtatctttaaagacacaaacagtgtagcgtatctttaaaggtacaaacagtgtagcgtatctttaaaggtacaaacagtgtagtgtatctttaaagacacacagtgtagtgtatctttaaagctacaaacaatgtagtgtatctttaaaggtacaagcaGTGTAgggtatctttaaagctacaaagagtgtagtgtatgtttaaagctacaaacagtgtagcgtatctttaaagctacaaacagtgtagcttatctttaaaggcactgtagtgtatcttttaaaggtacaaacagtgtagtgtatctttaaaagtacaaacagtgtagtgtatctttaaagctacaaacagtgtagcgtatctttaaaggtacagacagtgtagcttatctttaaaggcagtgtagcgtatctttaaaggcacaaacagtgtagcgtatctttaaagacacaaacagtgtagtgtatctttaaagctacaaagagtgtagtgtatctttaaagctacaaacagtgtagtgtatctttaaagctacaaacagtgtagtgt
This window contains:
- the pla2g1b gene encoding phospholipase A2, with amino-acid sequence MQLSLILLVATVSAVRGAPYALWQFGKMIQCAQPGVNPLIYNNYGCYCGLGGSGTPIDPVDGCCEVHDKCYLNARKLPECPTIVDLPYVKVYDYTCSNSRVTCSGSNDKCQAAVCECDRAAARCFAENNHNYNSEHKNLDQNLCKKQQN